From a single Planococcus shenhongbingii genomic region:
- a CDS encoding SDR family NAD(P)-dependent oxidoreductase, translating into MTEKVVVITGGAGGIGMETAKAFLDQGDTIVLVDINQEALNKTKDLLDVEEERVLVIQANVTEEADVANYVKQTVDAYGRIDVFFNNAGINGPHKPIKELDKEQFETIMAINVTGVFLGLKHVIRQMEIQGYGSIINTASNAAYIGAAGMSGYIASKHAVVGLTKTAALETAAHGIRVNAVAPAAIDTQMLTAIQSNISPGDPELAASAIRQGIPVGRFGMPLEVAQIVLFLASEKSSFVTGSIYNVDGGMQAD; encoded by the coding sequence ATGACAGAAAAAGTAGTAGTGATTACTGGTGGAGCAGGCGGCATCGGCATGGAAACAGCGAAAGCTTTTTTGGATCAAGGAGATACCATCGTATTGGTGGATATCAATCAGGAAGCTTTAAATAAAACAAAAGATTTATTAGACGTTGAAGAAGAGCGTGTGTTGGTTATTCAAGCGAATGTTACAGAAGAGGCCGATGTAGCGAATTATGTGAAGCAAACGGTGGATGCTTATGGACGTATCGATGTCTTCTTTAACAATGCGGGCATCAACGGACCACACAAACCGATTAAAGAACTTGATAAGGAACAATTCGAGACCATTATGGCCATCAATGTCACAGGTGTATTTTTAGGCTTGAAACATGTGATTCGGCAAATGGAAATACAAGGATACGGCAGCATTATCAATACCGCTTCGAATGCCGCTTATATCGGCGCAGCCGGCATGTCTGGCTACATCGCTTCCAAACATGCGGTGGTCGGTTTGACCAAAACGGCAGCTCTGGAAACAGCAGCCCATGGAATCCGCGTCAATGCGGTAGCCCCTGCAGCCATAGATACACAAATGCTGACGGCTATCCAAAGCAATATTTCACCGGGTGATCCAGAATTAGCAGCTTCCGCGATCCGCCAAGGAATTCCTGTTGGCCGTTTCGGCATGCCTTTGGAAGTTGCCCAGATTGTGCTGTTCCTAGCCTCTGAAAAATCTTCATTTGTTACAGGTTCTATTTATAATGTAGACGGTGGAATGCAGGCGGATTAA
- a CDS encoding IclR family transcriptional regulator produces the protein MSNYEVAALKKGLQILDLLQEEEFLTLTEISTALSFNKTTAFRLLSTLENMNYVIKKDKYFKLNEGKFYQGHSTRPFDWTSLKTPYQLGVEESEGVYIGVLENNDVVMKQMLKPPFKEPFQPEIGDRSPAHISALGKVILANLQPAELEGISSCLSLSQATDQTFIDRELFEQHLDIIQKQGFAIDDEERFVGVRCIAAPVFYKDRVIAAVAIAGPVDKMKKTLLRGLTNKVKAVSKEITKELDLRY, from the coding sequence ATGAGCAATTATGAGGTGGCCGCATTAAAAAAAGGGCTGCAGATTTTGGACCTGCTGCAAGAAGAGGAATTTCTGACCTTAACAGAAATCAGTACGGCTTTGTCTTTCAATAAAACTACGGCTTTTCGCTTGCTCAGCACTTTGGAAAACATGAATTACGTCATCAAAAAAGATAAATACTTCAAATTGAACGAGGGAAAATTTTATCAAGGCCACAGCACACGCCCTTTTGACTGGACTTCATTGAAAACGCCTTATCAATTAGGAGTAGAGGAGTCAGAAGGGGTTTATATCGGCGTATTGGAAAACAACGATGTGGTGATGAAGCAAATGCTCAAACCGCCTTTCAAGGAACCGTTTCAGCCTGAGATTGGCGACCGGTCTCCCGCCCATATTAGCGCACTTGGCAAAGTCATCTTGGCGAACTTACAGCCTGCAGAACTAGAGGGAATTTCTTCCTGCCTTTCGCTTAGCCAGGCTACAGACCAGACCTTCATCGATCGGGAGTTGTTTGAGCAGCATTTGGACATCATCCAAAAACAGGGATTTGCCATTGATGATGAAGAACGTTTTGTCGGAGTCCGCTGCATCGCAGCACCGGTATTCTATAAAGACCGCGTCATTGCCGCAGTTGCGATTGCCGGACCCGTCGACAAGATGAAAAAGACTTTGCTGAGAGGCTTGACCAATAAAGTTAAAGCCGTCAGCAAAGAAATCACAAAAGAGCTGGACCTTCGCTATTAA
- a CDS encoding acetamidase/formamidase family protein — MNKTVVETLFVNHFVDGILDPGKEMLGPVKDGGYIIANTAPGCWGPMITPSIKGGHEVTKPVYVEGAEPGDAIAIRIQSITVTSQATASGNDKMIEDRADGDGYVAAKCPECGTKNPETVIKGIGMEAIRCAKCGADATPFVFTNGYTIFFGENGDVGLTLPQEAAETIAKAGRDYMKTPEASVQNPVVTFAPHDLVGTMARMRPFLGQLGTTPSRPTPDSHNAGDFGSFLVGATHDYASTQEELETHRTDGHLDVNRVRAGAVLICPVKVPGGGVYLGDMHAMQGDGEIAGHTADVSGITHLQVHVLKGFNIKGPILLPNVEDLPYTAKPFTAEERQSAQQIADKWNVSQIEQSYPVSFIGSGPNLNDATENGLNRAAEFFGVSVPEIMNRATITGAIEIGRHPGVITVTFLAPEAYLKKTDLFDLVKNQYG; from the coding sequence GTGAACAAAACGGTAGTCGAAACGTTATTTGTCAATCATTTCGTAGACGGCATTTTGGATCCGGGAAAAGAAATGTTAGGGCCGGTGAAAGACGGTGGATACATTATTGCGAATACGGCTCCAGGCTGTTGGGGCCCTATGATTACACCAAGCATCAAAGGCGGCCACGAAGTGACAAAACCTGTTTATGTGGAAGGGGCTGAACCGGGCGACGCAATTGCCATCCGGATCCAGTCCATCACGGTCACTTCCCAAGCGACCGCTTCCGGCAACGACAAAATGATTGAAGACCGCGCAGACGGTGATGGCTACGTCGCCGCGAAATGTCCGGAATGCGGAACAAAGAATCCGGAAACCGTCATTAAAGGCATCGGCATGGAAGCCATCCGCTGTGCGAAGTGTGGAGCGGACGCCACTCCGTTCGTTTTCACGAATGGCTATACCATTTTCTTTGGGGAAAACGGCGATGTCGGCCTCACCTTGCCGCAAGAAGCAGCTGAAACCATTGCAAAAGCTGGACGGGATTACATGAAAACTCCCGAAGCTTCTGTACAAAATCCGGTCGTCACGTTTGCACCACATGACTTGGTCGGCACGATGGCACGCATGCGCCCTTTCCTCGGACAATTGGGAACGACGCCATCCCGGCCAACGCCTGATTCCCATAATGCCGGAGATTTCGGTTCTTTCCTGGTCGGTGCCACCCATGATTATGCGAGCACGCAGGAAGAATTGGAAACCCACCGGACGGACGGCCATTTGGATGTCAACCGTGTGCGCGCCGGTGCTGTTTTGATCTGCCCTGTTAAAGTTCCCGGAGGCGGCGTTTACCTCGGTGATATGCATGCGATGCAAGGAGACGGTGAAATCGCTGGGCATACAGCAGACGTTTCGGGCATCACCCATCTCCAAGTCCATGTCCTGAAAGGGTTTAATATCAAAGGACCAATCTTGCTGCCGAATGTCGAGGACCTGCCCTATACGGCGAAGCCGTTCACTGCAGAAGAACGGCAATCCGCCCAGCAAATTGCCGACAAATGGAACGTCTCTCAGATCGAACAATCTTATCCGGTCTCTTTTATCGGATCCGGGCCGAATTTGAATGATGCGACTGAAAACGGGTTGAACCGAGCTGCTGAATTTTTCGGTGTGTCCGTTCCGGAAATCATGAACCGTGCGACCATCACCGGAGCGATTGAAATCGGCCGCCATCCAGGTGTCATTACGGTGACTTTCCTTGCTCCGGAAGCGTATTTGAAAAAAACCGATTTATTCGACTTAGTCAAAAATCAGTACGGATAA
- a CDS encoding NADH-dependent flavin oxidoreductase: MKESYKPLFEPLTLRNGVQLKNRIVMPPMTTFSANPDDTASDAELAYYAARSNGPGMVVTACAYIQENGKGFEGQFSAHQDAMIPSLRSVASSIKEQGAKAVLQLYHGGRLAVPHLISNGETVSASSVAPMLDRGFYSIEQTPRSLTDTEVLELIRDFGEATRRAIEAGFDGVELHGASGYIIQQFFSPHSNIRNDCWGGSLENRLAFPLAVIEEAKKIIAEHAKEPFILGYRLSPEEPETPGITMAETFALLDALKEADLDYLHMALNDFWSKPRRGVESGRSRIELIQEHIGGRVPIIGVGSIHTPDQAVEALEQTGIPLIALGRELIMEPNWVEKVEQGQETKIQTAIHSDDQDELQVPDPLWELMMSVPGWFPIKVTK, encoded by the coding sequence ATGAAGGAAAGTTATAAACCATTATTTGAACCTTTAACATTGCGAAATGGCGTGCAGTTGAAAAATCGCATCGTCATGCCGCCGATGACTACTTTTTCAGCAAATCCAGATGACACGGCTTCAGATGCAGAACTGGCTTATTATGCCGCCCGTTCAAACGGTCCAGGCATGGTCGTTACTGCCTGCGCATATATCCAGGAAAACGGCAAAGGCTTTGAAGGGCAATTTTCGGCACACCAGGATGCGATGATTCCAAGTCTGCGCAGCGTAGCTTCTTCTATAAAAGAGCAAGGCGCAAAAGCGGTGCTGCAGCTTTATCATGGCGGCCGCTTAGCGGTGCCCCATCTGATTTCAAATGGAGAAACGGTCAGCGCAAGCAGCGTGGCACCGATGTTGGACCGGGGTTTCTATAGCATCGAACAGACACCCCGGAGCTTAACCGATACCGAAGTGCTGGAATTGATCCGGGATTTCGGCGAAGCGACGAGACGGGCGATTGAAGCCGGCTTTGATGGAGTGGAATTGCACGGCGCAAGCGGCTACATCATCCAGCAATTCTTTTCTCCTCATTCCAATATACGGAATGATTGCTGGGGAGGTTCTCTTGAGAATCGCCTGGCTTTCCCATTAGCTGTTATTGAGGAAGCGAAAAAAATCATTGCGGAACATGCCAAAGAACCGTTTATCCTTGGCTACCGCTTGTCACCGGAAGAACCTGAGACACCGGGCATTACAATGGCCGAGACATTTGCGCTCCTCGATGCTTTAAAAGAAGCGGATCTGGATTACCTTCATATGGCCTTGAATGATTTTTGGTCGAAGCCGCGGCGCGGTGTGGAAAGCGGCCGATCACGGATTGAACTGATTCAGGAACATATCGGAGGCCGTGTGCCTATTATTGGTGTAGGTTCCATACATACACCGGACCAGGCTGTCGAAGCACTTGAGCAAACAGGTATTCCTTTGATTGCCCTTGGAAGAGAACTGATCATGGAACCGAATTGGGTGGAAAAAGTCGAACAAGGACAGGAAACCAAAATTCAAACGGCAATCCATTCCGATGACCAGGATGAGCTTCAGGTGCCGGATCCATTATGGGAGTTAATGATGTCTGTTCCGGGCTGGTTCCCAATAAAAGTCACAAAATAA
- a CDS encoding MFS transporter, producing MAAINTNEVIANSKFNRFHWSLLLWSFLIIAFDGYDLVVYGTVVPVLIENWNLTSVEAGAMGSYGLFGMMFGAVFFGTLADRIGRKKVVVMTVILFSLFTVLCGFANSPTEFSTYRFLAGLGLGGIMPNIIALLTDYSPKSMRSMMVSIVLCGYSVGGILAPLLGIYLMPQFGWESIFWIAGLPLLALPWMYKQLPETASHLIRTGNKKELFRILRKVSPETEFNENDEVLELEKSDSKVPLAGLFKEKRGLSTVMFWIAFFSCLLMVYGLNTWLPKLMMDAGYALNSSLGFLIALQGGAIVGTLIIARLCDKYGAKKLLVPMYASGAVVLTLLGFGGNIVVIYVLVAIAGAATIGAQNIVQAYVSQYYPAYIRSTALGTASSIGRIGGMLGPVLGGFLLSISLPIQMNFIAFAIPGLIAAIALGLVPDKESHARQKEVKIQTSQTSETTI from the coding sequence ATGGCTGCAATAAATACAAACGAAGTAATCGCCAACAGTAAATTCAATCGCTTCCATTGGAGTTTGCTGTTATGGAGTTTTTTGATCATCGCATTTGATGGATATGATTTGGTGGTTTACGGTACGGTAGTGCCGGTACTGATTGAGAACTGGAACCTGACATCAGTTGAAGCTGGTGCCATGGGCAGTTATGGATTATTCGGTATGATGTTCGGTGCCGTTTTCTTTGGAACATTGGCAGATCGGATCGGACGCAAAAAAGTAGTGGTAATGACAGTTATCCTATTCAGTTTGTTTACTGTGCTATGCGGTTTCGCAAATTCACCAACTGAGTTCTCAACTTACCGCTTCTTGGCCGGACTAGGACTGGGCGGCATCATGCCGAACATCATTGCGTTGCTGACGGATTATTCACCTAAATCGATGAGAAGCATGATGGTTTCAATCGTTTTATGCGGTTATTCCGTCGGCGGAATTCTGGCGCCTTTGCTGGGCATTTACTTGATGCCGCAATTCGGTTGGGAATCGATTTTCTGGATCGCAGGCTTGCCGCTTCTGGCCCTGCCATGGATGTACAAACAATTGCCGGAGACTGCCAGCCATTTGATCCGTACCGGCAATAAAAAAGAACTTTTCCGGATTTTGAGAAAAGTAAGCCCGGAAACGGAATTTAATGAAAACGATGAAGTACTGGAACTCGAAAAATCAGATTCGAAAGTTCCGCTTGCCGGCTTGTTCAAAGAAAAGCGCGGCTTGAGTACAGTCATGTTCTGGATTGCGTTCTTCTCTTGCTTATTGATGGTATACGGACTGAACACATGGTTGCCTAAATTGATGATGGATGCAGGATATGCATTGAATTCAAGTCTTGGCTTCCTCATTGCCCTTCAAGGCGGGGCGATTGTCGGTACTTTGATCATTGCCCGTCTTTGTGACAAGTACGGCGCTAAGAAATTGCTGGTGCCGATGTACGCATCAGGCGCAGTCGTCCTGACTTTACTTGGGTTCGGCGGCAACATTGTCGTGATTTATGTCTTGGTGGCAATTGCCGGAGCAGCAACCATCGGGGCGCAAAATATTGTCCAGGCTTATGTCTCGCAATATTACCCGGCTTACATCCGTTCGACTGCACTAGGAACGGCATCAAGCATCGGCCGCATCGGGGGCATGCTTGGACCGGTTCTTGGCGGCTTCCTGTTATCGATCAGTTTGCCAATCCAGATGAACTTTATCGCCTTCGCGATACCAGGATTGATAGCGGCAATTGCCTTGGGATTAGTGCCCGATAAAGAATCGCATGCAAGACAAAAAGAAGTGAAAATACAAACTTCTCAAACGAGTGAGACAACCATTTAA
- a CDS encoding alpha/beta hydrolase: MNVIKNDITFASEGLNCKGWLYVPEGGEPSKKPAIVMAHGFNAVKEMHLKNFAEKFAEAGFAVLVFDYRFIGESEGEPRQHVIPAEQHKDYRNAISWISTHDQVDENRIGIWGTGYSGAHALHLAAIDPRVKVVVAQTPVVNGWKSAQRLMRNDIFQGFVQNLSAYRLARYMGAEHQYVPVVAPEGEVSALPIPEAFEWFTETGNTIAPNWENRITLETMEALLEYSPSSTIERISPTPLLILVAENDMLATADLTIEAFQKAHEPKKLVILPGGHYSAYGEPGLSGFLPPQIEWFKEHL, translated from the coding sequence ATGAACGTTATCAAGAATGATATTACGTTCGCGAGTGAAGGGTTAAATTGCAAGGGCTGGTTATACGTTCCGGAAGGAGGCGAGCCTAGTAAGAAACCGGCGATTGTCATGGCGCATGGATTTAATGCGGTGAAAGAGATGCATTTGAAAAACTTCGCAGAAAAATTTGCAGAGGCAGGATTTGCCGTATTGGTTTTTGATTACCGATTTATCGGGGAAAGTGAAGGGGAGCCAAGGCAGCATGTGATTCCTGCAGAGCAGCATAAAGATTATAGAAATGCGATCAGCTGGATTTCAACTCATGATCAAGTAGATGAAAATCGAATTGGCATTTGGGGAACTGGCTACAGCGGAGCTCATGCATTGCATTTGGCGGCAATAGATCCGCGGGTGAAAGTTGTCGTAGCCCAAACTCCCGTGGTAAACGGATGGAAGAGTGCTCAACGGTTAATGAGAAATGATATATTCCAAGGATTCGTCCAAAATCTAAGTGCTTACCGTCTGGCCCGTTATATGGGAGCCGAGCACCAGTATGTGCCGGTAGTTGCACCAGAAGGTGAAGTAAGTGCTTTGCCAATTCCAGAGGCTTTTGAGTGGTTTACTGAAACAGGGAACACGATTGCACCAAATTGGGAAAATAGAATTACGCTTGAAACAATGGAAGCTCTTTTGGAATATAGCCCAAGCAGCACGATTGAGCGTATTTCCCCGACACCTTTATTAATATTGGTGGCAGAAAATGATATGTTGGCGACAGCGGATTTAACCATAGAAGCATTTCAAAAAGCACATGAGCCAAAAAAATTAGTGATTCTTCCCGGCGGCCACTATAGTGCCTATGGAGAACCAGGATTGTCGGGTTTTCTTCCACCGCAAATTGAGTGGTTCAAGGAGCATTTGTGA
- a CDS encoding MetQ/NlpA family ABC transporter substrate-binding protein, giving the protein MKKWIAGSVLVLSAAVLGACGSGEEASTKEAESLVSDGVLTVGVTGGPHEELVGKVAELAEEQGLDFTIETKVFSDYVMPNVALAEEEIDLNSFQTEPFFEEMKKSRDLDLVRVGDTVTFPMGIYSLDYKDVSELPEGAKIGLPSDPTNSGRALALFEKAGLLKVKEGVGLQATVMDIAENKNNYEFIELDSAQIPRQLNELDAAAINTNFALEAGFVPAEDSIFIEPSDSPFVNLVASRTENKDDEAIKQFLELYHSDEVKQFIEKDFSGSLIPSW; this is encoded by the coding sequence ATGAAGAAATGGATAGCAGGAAGTGTACTGGTTTTGTCAGCAGCAGTTTTAGGAGCTTGCGGAAGTGGTGAAGAGGCATCAACTAAAGAAGCGGAAAGCCTTGTCAGTGACGGTGTTTTAACTGTCGGCGTAACCGGTGGCCCGCATGAAGAGCTCGTCGGAAAAGTTGCGGAGCTTGCAGAAGAGCAAGGACTGGACTTCACCATTGAAACGAAAGTGTTCTCTGACTACGTAATGCCGAATGTTGCGTTAGCAGAAGAGGAAATTGACTTGAACTCATTCCAGACGGAACCGTTTTTTGAAGAAATGAAAAAAAGCCGGGACTTGGATTTGGTCCGCGTCGGTGATACGGTCACGTTTCCGATGGGCATTTATTCATTAGACTACAAAGATGTCAGCGAACTGCCGGAAGGAGCAAAAATCGGTTTGCCGAGTGATCCGACCAATAGCGGACGGGCTTTGGCGTTGTTCGAAAAAGCGGGCCTTCTTAAAGTGAAGGAAGGCGTCGGCTTGCAGGCGACTGTGATGGATATCGCTGAAAACAAAAACAACTACGAGTTTATCGAACTGGACTCTGCTCAAATTCCACGCCAATTGAACGAGCTGGATGCAGCAGCGATCAATACCAATTTCGCACTTGAAGCGGGCTTTGTGCCAGCAGAAGATTCGATTTTCATCGAACCAAGCGATTCGCCTTTCGTCAACCTTGTTGCGTCACGCACTGAAAACAAAGACGATGAAGCGATCAAGCAATTCCTTGAACTGTACCATAGCGATGAAGTAAAACAATTCATTGAAAAAGATTTCAGCGGATCGCTTATTCCTTCATGGTAA
- a CDS encoding metallophosphoesterase: MKIAVLSDIHEGLNRKKAETDILAIVEQWVKNHSPDVFIVSGDLAAGPEKGLALLNRLQDGFLETKLLFVHGNHDVYAEDSAAAYSKLLEFRGNLGNGPVQLNEDWVVIGDGGWYDYTFGVAGFTEQQFAKGVFGSFTWPDKTYAHWPVTDSALTEQYTAKLENWLKEYRGKNIILVTHVVPFAHFLQVKEDPSWDFFNAMMGSSRFGELALEYQVKKLIFGHTHTRYHEHYKNIEVICNPLGYYPHEWNLQSAEEEIASTIKMIEI, translated from the coding sequence TTGAAAATCGCCGTTTTATCAGACATTCATGAAGGGTTAAACCGCAAAAAAGCAGAAACAGATATTCTAGCTATAGTCGAACAATGGGTAAAAAACCACTCCCCTGACGTATTCATCGTGAGCGGAGATCTAGCTGCCGGCCCTGAAAAAGGCTTGGCTCTTTTAAATCGGCTGCAAGACGGTTTTCTGGAAACCAAGCTATTATTCGTCCATGGCAACCACGATGTCTATGCGGAAGATTCCGCCGCTGCCTATTCCAAACTTCTCGAGTTCCGCGGAAATCTTGGCAACGGCCCTGTCCAATTGAACGAGGACTGGGTCGTAATCGGCGATGGCGGCTGGTATGATTACACATTCGGCGTTGCGGGATTTACTGAACAGCAATTTGCCAAAGGCGTATTCGGCAGCTTTACCTGGCCGGATAAAACGTATGCCCACTGGCCAGTAACCGACTCTGCCTTGACGGAGCAGTATACCGCAAAACTGGAGAACTGGCTCAAAGAATATCGCGGCAAAAACATAATCCTGGTCACTCATGTTGTACCGTTCGCTCATTTTCTGCAAGTGAAGGAAGATCCGAGCTGGGATTTCTTCAATGCGATGATGGGAAGTTCGCGCTTTGGCGAACTGGCGTTGGAATACCAGGTCAAAAAGCTTATTTTTGGCCATACCCATACACGCTATCATGAACATTATAAAAACATTGAAGTAATCTGCAATCCACTCGGCTATTACCCACATGAATGGAACCTGCAGTCGGCTGAAGAAGAAATCGCATCAACGATTAAAATGATTGAAATTTAA